Within the Borrelia hispanica CRI genome, the region AAATAAACTATACCCCCCACTTGACATCATTAACTAACATTATATTTATTTATACATATTTATACAATATATAATCTACTTCTACAAATACTATACTATAAACGATTCCCAATTATCCAACAAACATTTAAGTAAAAATTTTTCAAGCTTTTGTTTATTTTTTATAAGAACTAATTGTTTCTCTTTATCTTTTAAATTAAATTTAACAACAACAGGTTTACAATATGAAGAATCTCTCTTAACTCTTATGTCATTAATAATTTTATTTAAAGAACTTTGCATAATATCTTGCTCACTTATACTCTCTCTTTCCAAATAAGCCCCTATCTTGACATACCTATATATCATAGTTCTACTAAATTTATAATCCAAACAAAACTCATAAAAATTATCATACCCATCAAATTTGTATAACTTATTTTTCTTTATTTCATATAAAGCTTTAGACAATTCCACTTTATTAACAGCTTCCTCTAAGGTCCGAGCTCTAATTTCCTCTTTAAGTTGCCTATATCGCAAAATAGCTCTTTCTTTATCAGAACTATCCTCAACCTGAGTTACACTTCCTACCCTACTTTTAATAGTATCAAGTATATCTAATTTCATTTCTGTTTCCTAAATATAAATATTTGTAAACTGGTTTACAAATATTTATATTTTACAAATTATCTTACAAATATTTACATATTATAGACACCTTCAATAACTTCAGCAACTCTTACATACTCATTATAATATCTTTCACCTTTCTGAGGTTCCAATCTATAAGTAATCATTTTTTGAATAGCAGCACTTCTATGAATCTTAATTGGAACATATTCTTTATAAAGCTGCTGCAAACTATAAAAAAATTCTTTTTTTATTTTTCTATTCTCTTCATAAAGAGTCTGAATAACATAATAATTTTTAAAATCCTGTTTTTGATAAGCATTAATAATTTCCTGCATTTTACTTTTCAAAATTTCATAACTCTCAATTGCCCAAAGTTCTGCAGGCAGAGGAATAACAACCTTAGTAGCAATCATCAAAGAATTAATAAGCTCTTTATTAACCGATGGAGGGGTATCAATCAATATATAATCATATTCTTCAAAATAAGGTGTTAAAATCGTTTTCAATTTATACTCTTGTCCAATAATATTTTCTCCTGAAAACTGAGAAAGTTTAATATGAGATGGAGCAAAATGCAAATCATCTGTTATTTTGTGAACAATACTCATAAAAGATTTTTTAGATTTTAATACTTCATAAATATTATATTCTCTTATATCAATTTTGTTTTCAAAATAAGGAAGAAAATAAGAAGTAACGCTAGCTTGAGAGTCAATATCTATAAGCAAGGTTTTATATTTTTTAGAAGATAAAATATAACCTAGCATTATTGCCGTTATACTTTTACCAACGCCACCCTTAATTGAAGAGATAGCTATAATATCCCTCATTCTTTTATACCTCTAGAGTCCAAACACTTAAATCTTTTATCATAAAAAAGTTTATCTAAATTATCTTCAGAAACTAAGAGCTCTTCAGACAAAGAATTCACAACTCCGATATCCTTTGCCTTAATTGAGATATTAAGTTTTTTAATCTTATTTTTTATTGTAAAATAAGAAATATTATTAATATTAGCCAAAAAAAGAGGAGTATAATATTTTTTACCTTCACATTCAATAAAAAAATTTTTCAAATGCATTTTCATTCTTTCTGTCAAACTTTATTACCCTCTTAGAATTATTTTTTTAATTTACTTTTAATAAAATTTTGGGCCTCTTCACTCAAAAGTAATTCTCTTTTTTTAAAAAATAAATCTTTAGAAGAAATTATACCTTCTATTTTATTTTTTTTTATATATCTTGACAAATAAGAAGAATCACTATAACCCATTTCCTTTGAAAATTCTTTCAAATTTTTTAAAGAATTTAAAAAATTTAATGTAATACGCACAAACTTCCATCCTCCTAAATAAACTTTCATCAATCATTAAATATCTCAAACAAATATAACTTAATTAATACATATATTATATACCATTACCATCATTTTGTAAATGAAATTGACAAAATGATCATTTTAGTATATAAATTATATTAGAGTTGATTTTGTTTTTTTATCAAAATCAGAGATAAAAAAGACCTAAAAACAAAGGTCTTAAACAAACTGAAATAAAGGATAAATCGATGAAAAATTTAAATTTCTTTTTATATAATAACAGCAACCTCAAGAAAAATCAAGTTAGACTAATTAAGCTAATTTCTGTATTAAAATATTTAAACAAAAACAGATTAGGATATAACCAACAAGATATACTTAATTTAACTAACTTTTTCTTAAGAAAAGAAGGTTATGCTGTAATCAAAATGAAAACACTACAAAAAGACTTAGGCTTTATGAAAAAGCATCATATAATCAAAGCCTATATTATACGGCTTGGTGAATATAGAGGTTCAAAGATAAAATATATACCTAAAAAAAATGCATATCGAATATTAGGACAAGTACTTGATGCAACAGAAGAATTATTAGAAAAAACATTTAACATTATATACAAATTAAGCAAAGAAGAAAAAGTAAAAAACAAAACTGAGTTAAAAAATAGCACAAAAAATAGTAGTGTATATAATACTATATATAATAATATAAATAATATTAAGAAAAAGATGAAAATAAAACAACAAAGACACCAGCCCAACAAAAAAACGTAAAAAAAAAGCAAAAAACTGAAAAAAAACTGAAAAAATGAGTAAAAAAAAGCAAAAAACCAAGAAAATCATATTCAGAAAAAAAGAGATTTTTTTGAGAAATGAGAAATTAAGAGACAAATAGAAAAAAGCAACAATAATTTTATTATAAACAGCAAGCATTTTTATAATTAGTTAGAATAAAAAATTTTTAAAAAAATTTCACGGAAGATTTAGATACAAAGAACGCAATTATTTTAGGATAAGAGTTGTAACCAGGCGCCCGGCCAGAAGCCTTTATTTTGCTCTACAATAAAGGAAATTTAAAAAAATGAGGAAATAATACACCTTCACAAATTTTGCCTTTAAAATGCAAAATAGAGGGTATAAATATTTTATGATTATGGCAAATAATAAACTTATTGTTTTAAACAAAGGAAGCTATTTCTTAGGTTTATAACTAAACATAAAAAATAGCATTATGTTCAACAAAATTTTTAAATATTTTATAGGGAGAATGTTTCAATCGAAGTTGCTTCAGGGAAGAGCGTACACACAAAAGGAAGAACTTATCTCCTATCAATCCAAATCCAACTATTCAAACCAGCGAATAAATAGCATTATACAGCAATGCAACTTTTTTTCCAGTATTAATTTTTTTAGGAAATCAAATATCAAATTAATGAGCTTCAAGGAGCAAGAATGCACACAAATGAGGATATATATATTAAAAAATCACGAAATAATATATTGCAAACCATAAAACAAAAAAATAAAAAAGAAAACCCCTTGGGGAAGGGGATTATTTAAAAGAATGTATGGTATGAAGTAAATATTGATAATAAATTCTTTTAATTTTAAAAAAGGAGAATATTTAATAACTAATTATTAGTTCAAAAAAACAACCATTTCAAGTTTTTTTGCAATATTCCTAATATTTTTATTCCAAATGCGTATATCAATAACATTTGATATAAAGAGGTGACGTAAAAGGTTACAAATTATAAAATATGTTAATATGTTAATGATTTTGAATTTTATTGTTATCAAATATAATTTGATAACAATAAAACAAATAATATAATAAGAGAATATCATTGAAAGGAATGATATATATTTATCTCATAGTAATAGAAAAGAAAGTCCCTACTCCTATGTCTTGTTTTGGAGAGGATTGATAGGAGTGTTGGGGACTGTTGATAGAATGCTTTCTACCGTATTTATATCTGTTTATAATATTATTTTATTTTTTTAATTTTGTAAATATTTTTAAAAAATTTTATTATATAAAAACAAAACTTTAAATTCATGTAATGTGAAATAAAAAGTCGAGCAAAAAAGTATAAAGAAATTATC harbors:
- a CDS encoding plasmid maintenance protein; translated protein: MKNLNFFLYNNSNLKKNQVRLIKLISVLKYLNKNRLGYNQQDILNLTNFFLRKEGYAVIKMKTLQKDLGFMKKHHIIKAYIIRLGEYRGSKIKYIPKKNAYRILGQVLDATEELLEKTFNIIYKLSKEEKVKNKTELKNSTKNSSVYNTIYNNINNIKKKMKIKQQRHQPNKKT
- a CDS encoding ParA family protein, which gives rise to MRDIIAISSIKGGVGKSITAIMLGYILSSKKYKTLLIDIDSQASVTSYFLPYFENKIDIREYNIYEVLKSKKSFMSIVHKITDDLHFAPSHIKLSQFSGENIIGQEYKLKTILTPYFEEYDYILIDTPPSVNKELINSLMIATKVVIPLPAELWAIESYEILKSKMQEIINAYQKQDFKNYYVIQTLYEENRKIKKEFFYSLQQLYKEYVPIKIHRSAAIQKMITYRLEPQKGERYYNEYVRVAEVIEGVYNM
- a CDS encoding chromosome replication/partitioning protein — its product is MKLDILDTIKSRVGSVTQVEDSSDKERAILRYRQLKEEIRARTLEEAVNKVELSKALYEIKKNKLYKFDGYDNFYEFCLDYKFSRTMIYRYVKIGAYLERESISEQDIMQSSLNKIINDIRVKRDSSYCKPVVVKFNLKDKEKQLVLIKNKQKLEKFLLKCLLDNWESFIV